The Pseudomonas baetica genome includes a region encoding these proteins:
- a CDS encoding alpha/beta fold hydrolase — MAYFEHDGCNLHYEEYGHGTPLLLVHGLGSSTLDWEMQIPALAAHYRVIVPDIRGHGRSDKPRERYSIAGFSADLVALIEHLQLGPVHYVGLSMGGMIGFQLGVDQPQMLKSLTIVNSAPEVKLRSRDDYWQWFKRWSLMRVLSLATIGKALGGKLFPKPEQADLRQKMAERWAKNDKRAYLASFDAIVGWGVQERLSRVTCPTLIVSADRDYTPVALKETYVKLLPDARLVVIADSRHATPLDQPERFNQTLLEFLATADIQSQDH; from the coding sequence ATGGCGTATTTCGAGCACGACGGTTGCAACCTGCACTACGAGGAATATGGCCACGGCACGCCGTTGCTGCTGGTCCACGGGCTGGGTTCGAGCACGCTGGACTGGGAAATGCAGATCCCGGCACTGGCCGCGCATTACCGGGTGATCGTCCCGGACATTCGCGGCCACGGGCGTTCGGACAAACCCCGCGAGCGCTACAGCATCGCCGGGTTCAGCGCCGATCTGGTTGCACTGATCGAGCATTTGCAACTCGGCCCGGTGCACTATGTTGGTTTATCCATGGGCGGCATGATCGGTTTTCAGCTTGGCGTCGATCAACCGCAGATGCTCAAGAGCCTGACCATCGTCAACAGCGCGCCCGAGGTCAAATTGCGTAGCCGCGACGACTACTGGCAGTGGTTCAAACGCTGGAGCCTGATGCGTGTGCTGAGCCTGGCAACCATTGGCAAGGCGCTGGGTGGCAAACTTTTCCCCAAGCCGGAACAGGCCGATCTGCGGCAGAAAATGGCTGAACGCTGGGCAAAAAACGACAAACGTGCTTATCTCGCCAGCTTCGATGCGATTGTGGGCTGGGGGGTTCAGGAACGACTTTCCCGAGTGACCTGTCCAACCCTCATCGTCAGCGCCGACCGTGACTACACACCGGTGGCACTGAAAGAAACCTATGTAAAACTGCTGCCCGATGCGCGGCTGGTGGTGATCGCCGATTCGCGACATGCCACCCCGCTCGATCAACCCGAACGCTTCAATCAAACGCTGCTGGAGTTTCTTGCCACAGCCGATATTCAATCTCAGGATCACTGA
- a CDS encoding carboxylate/amino acid/amine transporter, with amino-acid sequence MGYLLFVTLIQAFSFSLIGEYLAGHVDSYFAVLVRVVLAGLVFIPLTRWRSVEPAFMRGMLLIGALQFGVTYVCLYLSFRVLTVPEVLLFTILTPLHVTLIEDALNRRFNPWALIAALVAVGGAAVIRFDSINPDFFMGFLLLQLANFTYAAGQVLYKHLVAKHPSDLPHYRRFGFFYLGALAVVLPAFLLFGKANFLPEAPLQWGVLLFLGLVSTALGLYWWNKGACMVNGGTLAVMNNLHVPVGLLLNLLIWNQHEELGRLFLGGSVILAAVWISRLGIRKSAATT; translated from the coding sequence ATGGGCTATCTACTTTTTGTCACGCTGATCCAGGCGTTTTCCTTCAGTCTGATCGGCGAATACCTGGCAGGGCACGTCGACAGTTACTTCGCGGTGCTGGTGCGTGTCGTGCTGGCCGGGCTGGTGTTCATCCCGCTGACCCGCTGGCGTTCGGTGGAACCGGCGTTCATGCGCGGCATGCTGCTGATCGGCGCGCTGCAGTTCGGCGTGACCTACGTCTGCCTGTACCTGAGCTTCCGGGTGCTGACGGTGCCGGAAGTGTTGCTGTTCACCATCCTCACGCCACTGCACGTGACCCTGATCGAAGACGCGCTCAACCGGCGCTTCAACCCATGGGCACTGATCGCCGCGCTGGTGGCGGTGGGCGGCGCGGCGGTGATTCGTTTTGACAGCATCAATCCGGACTTCTTCATGGGCTTTTTGCTGCTGCAACTGGCCAACTTCACCTACGCCGCCGGGCAGGTGCTGTACAAACATCTGGTGGCGAAACACCCGAGCGACCTGCCGCATTACCGGCGCTTCGGCTTCTTCTACCTCGGCGCGCTGGCGGTGGTGCTACCGGCATTCCTGCTGTTCGGCAAAGCCAACTTCCTGCCGGAAGCACCGCTGCAATGGGGCGTGTTGCTGTTCCTCGGCCTGGTCTCGACGGCGCTGGGCCTGTACTGGTGGAACAAAGGCGCGTGCATGGTCAACGGCGGTACGCTGGCGGTGATGAACAACCTGCATGTGCCAGTGGGGCTTTTGCTTAACCTGCTGATCTGGAATCAGCATGAGGAACTGGGCAGGCTGTTCCTCGGCGGCAGTGTGATTCTGGCGGCGGTGTGGATCAGTCGGTTGGGTATCCGCAAATCTGCGGCCACTACCTGA
- a CDS encoding FMN-dependent NADH-azoreductase, which yields MSRVLIIESSARQQDSVSRQLTQTFIKQWKAAHPADQITVRDLAVNPVPHLDINLLGGWMKPAEQRNDSEQSSLDRSNELTDELLAADVLVMAAPMYNFAIPSTLKAWLDHVLRAGVTFKYTETGPQGLLSGKRAYVLTARGGIYAGGPADHQEPYLRQVMGFIGIHDVTFIHAEGMNLGGDFQEKGLNQANAKLASVA from the coding sequence ATGTCCCGCGTTCTGATCATCGAAAGCAGCGCCCGCCAGCAAGACTCGGTGTCCCGCCAGTTGACCCAGACCTTCATCAAACAGTGGAAAGCTGCGCACCCTGCCGATCAGATCACCGTGCGTGACCTCGCCGTGAATCCGGTGCCGCACCTGGACATCAACCTGCTGGGTGGCTGGATGAAACCCGCTGAGCAGCGCAACGACAGCGAGCAATCTTCGCTGGACCGCTCCAATGAATTGACCGACGAACTGCTGGCCGCCGACGTGCTGGTGATGGCCGCGCCGATGTACAACTTCGCCATCCCGAGCACCCTCAAGGCCTGGCTCGACCATGTGCTGCGTGCCGGCGTGACCTTCAAGTACACCGAAACCGGCCCGCAAGGCCTGCTCAGCGGCAAACGTGCCTACGTGCTGACGGCTCGCGGTGGCATCTACGCTGGCGGCCCGGCGGATCATCAGGAACCGTACCTGCGTCAGGTCATGGGTTTCATCGGTATCCACGACGTGACCTTCATCCATGCCGAAGGCATGAACCTGGGTGGCGATTTCCAGGAGAAGGGCCTGAACCAGGCCAACGCCAAACTGGCCTCGGTCGCTTGA
- a CDS encoding LysR family transcriptional regulator has protein sequence MKAPRVTLDQWRTLQAVVDHGGFAQAAEALHRSQSSVSYTVARMQDQLGVPLLRIDGRKAVLTEAGGVLLRRSRQLVKQASQLEDLAHHMEQGWEAEVRLVVDAAYPSARIVRALTAFMPQSRGCRVRLREEVLSGVEEVLLEGVADLAITGMGIPGYLGAELSDVEFVAVAHPDHALHRLNRELSFQDLETQMQVVIRDSGRQQPRDVGWLGAEQRWTVGSLATAATFVSSGLGFAWLPRHMIERELKEGSLKLLPLDQGGSRNPSFYLYSNKDKPLGPATQILIELLRTFDTLPLDAPFAAPEQA, from the coding sequence ATGAAAGCGCCCCGCGTGACCCTTGATCAATGGCGAACATTGCAGGCCGTGGTCGACCACGGCGGCTTCGCCCAGGCCGCCGAGGCCCTGCACCGTTCGCAATCGTCGGTGAGCTACACCGTCGCCCGTATGCAGGATCAGCTCGGCGTGCCGTTGCTGCGCATTGATGGGCGTAAAGCGGTGCTGACCGAAGCCGGCGGCGTGCTGCTGCGCCGCTCGCGGCAACTGGTGAAACAGGCCAGCCAACTGGAAGACCTTGCCCACCATATGGAACAAGGCTGGGAAGCCGAAGTACGGCTGGTGGTCGACGCGGCCTATCCGAGTGCGCGCATCGTGCGGGCACTGACCGCGTTCATGCCGCAAAGCCGTGGCTGCCGCGTGCGTCTGCGTGAAGAAGTGCTGTCGGGTGTGGAAGAAGTGCTGCTCGAAGGCGTGGCCGATCTGGCCATCACCGGCATGGGTATCCCGGGCTACCTCGGTGCTGAATTGAGCGACGTCGAGTTTGTCGCCGTCGCTCACCCCGACCACGCCCTGCATCGTCTCAACCGGGAACTGAGTTTTCAGGATCTGGAAACCCAGATGCAAGTGGTCATCCGCGATTCCGGTCGCCAGCAACCACGGGACGTCGGCTGGCTCGGCGCCGAGCAGCGCTGGACCGTCGGCAGTCTTGCCACCGCCGCCACGTTTGTCAGCAGCGGCCTGGGGTTCGCCTGGCTGCCACGGCACATGATCGAGCGGGAACTGAAGGAAGGTTCGCTCAAGCTGCTACCGTTGGATCAGGGCGGCAGCCGCAACCCGAGTTTCTACCTGTATTCAAACAAGGACAAACCGCTGGGCCCGGCCACGCAAATCCTTATCGAACTGCTGCGTACCTTCGACACCTTGCCGCTGGACGCACCGTTCGCCGCCCCCGAACAAGCCTGA
- a CDS encoding mechanosensitive ion channel family protein, whose protein sequence is MDFKQLWLKAQDLWGTLEQHPFLQSGLALILLLVIALVLGRVARYLILHASRMLGRQPALHWLNDFRHNKVFQRLAQMTPSLVIQFGLHLVPELSKTAMTFLGNVALSFTILFLLLSISALLNALLDIYARTEHARTRSIKGYVQLAKMVLYVFGAIIIVATLIDRSPLLLLSGLGAMSAVILLVYKDTLLSFVASVQLTSNDMLRVGDWIEMPQVGADGDVVDITLHTVKVQNFDKTIVSIPTWRLMSESFRNWRGMQQSGGRRIKRSVFIDASGVRFIRDDEEEKLSQVHLLTGYMSRKKAELKAWNEAQGNVAAMSANRRRMTNIGTFRAYALAYLKSHPEVQPNMTCMVRQMQTTAQGIPLEIYCFTTTTVWADYERIQGDIFDYLLAVLPEFGLSLYQQPSGGDLRTGLLPAVLGASHIPEPEKHLM, encoded by the coding sequence ATGGATTTCAAACAGCTCTGGCTCAAAGCCCAAGACCTCTGGGGCACCCTCGAACAACACCCGTTTCTGCAATCGGGCCTGGCGCTGATCCTGCTTTTGGTGATCGCCCTGGTGCTCGGACGAGTGGCGCGTTATCTGATCCTGCACGCCAGCCGCATGCTCGGTCGCCAGCCGGCGCTGCACTGGCTCAACGACTTTCGCCACAACAAGGTGTTTCAGCGCCTGGCGCAGATGACGCCGTCGCTGGTGATCCAGTTCGGCCTGCATCTGGTGCCGGAACTGAGCAAAACCGCGATGACCTTTCTGGGCAACGTCGCGCTGTCGTTCACCATCCTGTTCCTGCTGCTGTCGATCAGCGCCCTGCTCAATGCCTTGCTCGACATCTACGCGCGCACCGAACACGCCCGCACCCGCTCGATCAAGGGCTACGTGCAACTGGCGAAGATGGTTTTGTACGTGTTCGGCGCGATCATCATCGTCGCCACCTTGATCGACCGCTCGCCGCTGTTACTGCTGTCGGGTCTGGGTGCGATGTCGGCGGTGATTCTGTTGGTTTACAAGGACACGCTGCTGTCGTTCGTGGCCAGCGTGCAACTGACCAGTAACGACATGCTGCGGGTCGGCGACTGGATCGAGATGCCGCAAGTCGGCGCCGACGGTGACGTGGTCGACATCACCCTGCACACGGTCAAGGTGCAGAATTTCGACAAGACCATCGTCTCGATCCCGACCTGGCGCCTGATGTCGGAATCGTTCAGAAACTGGCGCGGCATGCAGCAGTCCGGTGGCCGACGGATCAAGCGCAGCGTGTTCATCGATGCCAGCGGCGTGCGCTTCATCCGTGACGATGAAGAAGAGAAGTTGAGCCAGGTGCATCTGCTGACCGGCTACATGAGCCGCAAGAAAGCCGAACTCAAGGCGTGGAACGAGGCGCAGGGCAATGTCGCGGCGATGTCAGCCAACCGTCGGCGCATGACCAACATCGGTACCTTTCGCGCGTACGCACTGGCTTATCTGAAGAGCCATCCGGAGGTGCAACCGAACATGACCTGCATGGTGCGCCAGATGCAAACCACGGCGCAGGGTATTCCGCTGGAGATCTACTGCTTCACGACGACCACGGTGTGGGCCGATTACGAGCGCATTCAGGGGGATATTTTCGATTATCTGCTGGCGGTGCTGCCGGAGTTTGGGTTGAGCCTGTATCAGCAGCCGAGTGGTGGGGATTTGCGTACCGGGTTACTGCCGGCGGTGCTGGGCGCGAGCCACATTCCCGAGCCAGAAAAACACCTGATGTGA
- a CDS encoding 3-phosphoglycerate kinase: MKKFCCVLLALLPLTAFAYPIDVEKDLNGLKIDFETFATDNDIGSIRVANYGDVDAVCKAVFSNGPEAPRTRTIEVPAGKHKNATAKFTREIIKLRIKLTCTPK; encoded by the coding sequence ATGAAAAAATTCTGTTGTGTGTTGCTGGCACTGCTGCCGCTGACGGCGTTTGCGTATCCGATCGACGTGGAAAAAGACCTCAATGGCCTGAAGATCGACTTCGAGACGTTCGCCACCGATAACGACATCGGCTCGATTCGAGTGGCCAACTACGGCGACGTCGATGCAGTCTGCAAGGCCGTGTTCAGCAACGGCCCGGAAGCACCGCGCACCCGCACCATCGAAGTGCCGGCCGGCAAACATAAAAACGCCACGGCCAAGTTCACCCGCGAGATCATCAAGCTGCGCATCAAGCTGACCTGCACCCCGAAATAA
- a CDS encoding DEAD/DEAH box helicase: MFSQFALHERLLKAVAELKFVEPTPVQAAAIPLALQGRDLRVTAQTGSGKTAAFVLPILNRLIGPAKVRVSIKTLILLPTRELAQQTLKEVERFSQFTFIKSGLITGGEDFKVQAAMLRKVPDILIGTPGRMIEQLNAGNLDLKEVEVLVLDEADRMLDMGFAEDVQRLVDECPNRQQTMLFSATTGGSGLREMIGKVLNNPEHLQLNAVSQLNSTTRQQIITADHNQHKEQIVNWLLANETYQKAIVFTNTRAMADRIYGRLVAQEYKAFVLHGEKDQKDRKLAIDRLKQGGVKILVATDVAARGLDVDGLDLVINFDMPRSGDEYVHRIGRTGRAGNDGLAISLICHGDWNLMSSIERYLKQSFERRTIKEVKGTYGGPKKVKASGKAVGVKKKKTDAKGDKKKTAAKTPTKRKSVNRPKPDSLVSSDGMAPLKRRKPAEPAAE, encoded by the coding sequence GTGTTTTCCCAATTCGCCCTGCACGAACGCCTGCTTAAAGCTGTGGCCGAGCTGAAATTTGTCGAGCCAACGCCTGTGCAAGCTGCGGCCATTCCGCTGGCGCTCCAAGGGCGTGATTTGCGGGTGACTGCGCAAACCGGTAGCGGCAAAACCGCCGCTTTCGTTCTGCCGATCCTCAACCGACTGATCGGCCCGGCCAAGGTCCGCGTCAGCATCAAGACGCTGATCCTGCTGCCGACCCGTGAACTGGCCCAGCAAACCCTGAAAGAAGTTGAACGCTTTTCGCAGTTCACCTTCATCAAATCCGGCCTGATCACCGGCGGTGAAGACTTCAAGGTCCAGGCCGCGATGCTGCGCAAAGTGCCGGACATCCTCATCGGCACCCCGGGCCGGATGATCGAGCAACTCAACGCCGGCAACCTCGACCTCAAAGAAGTCGAAGTGCTGGTGCTCGACGAAGCCGACCGCATGCTCGACATGGGTTTCGCCGAAGACGTGCAGCGTCTGGTTGACGAATGCCCGAACCGTCAGCAGACCATGCTGTTCTCCGCCACCACCGGCGGTTCCGGCCTGCGCGAGATGATCGGCAAAGTGCTGAACAACCCTGAGCACTTGCAGCTCAACGCGGTCAGCCAGTTGAACTCGACCACTCGTCAGCAAATCATCACCGCCGACCACAACCAGCACAAAGAACAGATCGTGAACTGGCTGCTGGCCAACGAGACCTATCAGAAAGCCATCGTTTTCACCAACACCCGCGCCATGGCCGATCGCATTTACGGTCGTCTGGTGGCTCAGGAATACAAGGCGTTCGTGCTGCACGGCGAAAAAGACCAGAAGGATCGCAAACTGGCGATCGATCGTCTGAAGCAGGGCGGCGTGAAGATCCTGGTGGCCACCGACGTGGCGGCCCGTGGTCTGGACGTTGATGGCCTGGACCTGGTGATCAACTTCGACATGCCACGCAGCGGCGACGAATACGTCCACCGTATCGGTCGTACCGGCCGTGCCGGTAACGACGGTCTGGCGATCTCGCTGATCTGCCACGGCGACTGGAACCTGATGTCGAGCATCGAGCGTTATCTGAAGCAGAGCTTCGAGCGCCGCACCATCAAGGAAGTCAAAGGCACCTACGGCGGGCCGAAAAAGGTCAAGGCCTCGGGTAAGGCCGTTGGCGTGAAGAAGAAAAAGACCGACGCCAAGGGCGACAAGAAGAAAACCGCCGCCAAGACGCCGACCAAGCGCAAGAGCGTCAACCGTCCGAAGCCGGATTCTCTGGTGAGCAGCGACGGCATGGCGCCACTCAAGCGTCGTAAGCCGGCAGAGCCTGCGGCTGAGTAA